A genome region from Kaistia algarum includes the following:
- a CDS encoding hydantoinase/oxoprolinase family protein, giving the protein MGETTLRVATDVGGTFTDLVYFETDRATGKQTIRTAKSDTTPPNFEAGVLNVLAKGEVDIREVDFFAHGTTVVINALTERKGAKTALITTEGFRDVLEIARGNRPDFFNLMYEKPAPFVPRHLRREVPGRISYRGREAAPLDLSGLPEILADFRAEGVQAVAVCLLHAYADPRHEQAVAAEIKRLWPEVSVVASHQITREWREYERSNTTVLSAYVQPVAERYLSRIEEGLLSKGYRGRLYIMQSNCGVDSLASTKAIPITMVESGPASGFWGAAELGRIIGEPNILALDIGGTTAKCSLIENGQVRIKTDYWIERSRKSAGYPIMVPVVDLVEIGNGGGSIARVDAFGKLHVGPQSAGASPGPAAYGRGGTAATTTDANLVLGRINRDYFCGGEIIADMTAVEAALTPIAKTLGVSLQDAARGIVRIANSNMVNALKLVSLNRGHDPRDFTLVVFGGGGAMHGVALGQELGVKKVVVPRGAPVFSAWGMMMSDLRRDYFLTRLMGEDDVEALGDLVAGAVEHATAQFAGEGVAAASIRFDALVKCRYQNQEHSVEVPIAAGAVDAAAMAGMIDAFHAIYEREYTYRLPASVEIVGLHLIASAEVGKLEIVALPKTGVRLEDAVKGRREVDYATEGVHLATIYDAEKLEPGMQFSGPAVIEDPGTTIVIHPGNFVTIDEFGNTHIEMGG; this is encoded by the coding sequence ATGGGCGAGACGACCTTGCGCGTGGCGACGGATGTCGGGGGTACTTTCACCGACCTCGTCTATTTCGAGACCGATCGGGCGACCGGCAAGCAGACCATCCGTACCGCCAAATCCGATACTACGCCGCCGAACTTCGAGGCCGGCGTTCTCAACGTGCTCGCCAAGGGTGAGGTCGATATCCGCGAGGTCGATTTCTTCGCCCATGGCACCACGGTGGTTATCAACGCGCTGACCGAGCGCAAGGGCGCGAAGACGGCTCTGATCACGACCGAGGGTTTCCGCGACGTGCTGGAGATTGCGCGCGGCAACCGGCCGGACTTTTTCAACCTGATGTATGAGAAGCCGGCGCCTTTCGTGCCGCGACATCTGCGCCGTGAAGTGCCAGGTCGCATTTCCTATCGCGGCCGCGAGGCTGCGCCGCTCGACCTCTCCGGGCTGCCGGAAATTCTCGCGGATTTTCGCGCCGAGGGCGTCCAGGCGGTCGCGGTCTGCTTGCTGCATGCCTATGCCGATCCGCGCCACGAGCAGGCGGTCGCGGCGGAGATCAAGCGGCTCTGGCCGGAAGTCTCCGTGGTCGCATCGCACCAGATCACCCGCGAATGGCGTGAATATGAGCGCTCGAACACCACGGTGCTCTCGGCCTATGTCCAGCCGGTGGCCGAGCGTTATCTGAGCCGGATCGAAGAGGGCCTTCTGTCGAAGGGCTATCGCGGCCGCCTCTATATCATGCAGTCGAATTGTGGTGTCGATTCGCTGGCCTCGACCAAGGCGATCCCGATCACCATGGTCGAATCCGGCCCGGCCTCCGGCTTCTGGGGCGCGGCGGAACTCGGCCGCATCATCGGCGAACCCAACATCCTGGCGCTCGACATCGGCGGCACGACGGCAAAGTGTTCACTGATCGAGAACGGCCAGGTTCGGATCAAGACGGATTACTGGATCGAGCGCAGCCGGAAATCGGCCGGCTATCCGATCATGGTTCCGGTGGTCGATCTCGTCGAAATCGGCAATGGCGGCGGGTCGATCGCACGCGTCGATGCGTTCGGCAAGCTGCATGTCGGTCCGCAATCGGCCGGCGCCTCGCCGGGTCCCGCCGCCTATGGCCGCGGCGGCACGGCGGCGACGACCACCGACGCCAATCTCGTGCTCGGTCGCATCAACCGCGACTATTTCTGCGGCGGCGAGATCATCGCCGACATGACGGCGGTGGAAGCGGCGCTGACGCCGATCGCCAAGACGTTGGGCGTCTCGCTGCAGGACGCGGCGCGCGGCATCGTCCGCATCGCCAATTCCAACATGGTCAACGCGCTGAAGCTGGTATCGCTCAATCGCGGCCACGATCCGCGCGATTTCACGCTGGTCGTCTTTGGCGGCGGCGGCGCAATGCATGGCGTCGCGCTCGGGCAGGAACTCGGCGTCAAGAAGGTCGTGGTGCCACGCGGCGCGCCGGTGTTCTCGGCTTGGGGCATGATGATGTCGGACCTCCGCCGCGACTATTTCCTGACGCGACTGATGGGCGAGGACGATGTTGAGGCGCTCGGCGATCTCGTCGCCGGCGCGGTCGAGCATGCAACGGCTCAGTTCGCAGGCGAGGGCGTCGCGGCCGCCAGCATCCGCTTCGATGCGCTGGTGAAGTGCCGCTACCAGAACCAGGAACACTCCGTCGAAGTGCCGATCGCGGCGGGTGCCGTGGATGCGGCCGCGATGGCCGGCATGATCGATGCCTTCCACGCGATCTATGAGCGCGAATACACCTATCGCCTGCCGGCATCCGTCGAAATCGTCGGGCTGCATCTCATTGCCTCGGCCGAGGTCGGCAAGCTGGAGATCGTGGCGCTGCCGAAGACCGGCGTGCGGCTGGAGGATGCGGTGAAGGGCCGGCGCGAGGTCGACTACGCCACCGAGGGTGTCCATCTCGCCACCATCTATGACGCCGAGAAGCTGGAGCCGGGCATGCAGTTTTCGGGGCCGGCGGTGATCGAGGATCCCGGCACGACCATAGTCATTCATCCAGGCAATTTCGTCACCATCGACGAGTTCGGCAACACTCATATCGAGATGGGGGGCTGA